One genomic segment of Oncorhynchus masou masou isolate Uvic2021 chromosome 16, UVic_Omas_1.1, whole genome shotgun sequence includes these proteins:
- the LOC135557974 gene encoding basic leucine zipper transcriptional factor ATF-like isoform X2 gives MAHGSDSDDSSYTKSPSPAGSRRGSSDNIKKVMRREKNRIAAQKSRMRQTQKADSLHLESENLEKENAALRKEVKKLKEEAKYLSSVLSTHEPLCTGLPPQMTPDLIYSPHHHSVSPHHHGSNVFHHQHSIAVSHFQH, from the exons AGTCTCCTTCGCCAGCGGGCAGCAGGCGG GGCTCCTCAGACAACATAAAGAAAGTAATGAGAAGAGAGAAGAACCGTATCGCTGCCCAGAAGAGCAGGATGAGACAGACCCAGAAGGCAGACAGTCTACACCTG GAGAGTGAGAACCTGGAGAAGGAGAACGCGGCTCTGAGGAAGGAGGTGAAGAAACTCAAAGAAGAGGCCAAgtatctctcctctgtcctgtctaccCATGAGCCTCTCTGCACTGGCCTGCCCCCCCAGATGACCCCTGACCTCATCTACTCCCCCCATCATCACTCCGTCTCCCCCCACCATCACGGGAGCAATGTCTTCCACCACCAGCACAGCATCGCTGTGTCGCACTTCCAGCACTGA